One region of Petroclostridium xylanilyticum genomic DNA includes:
- the trmB gene encoding tRNA (guanosine(46)-N7)-methyltransferase TrmB gives MNQIRINGIIINIIVVYIEVKWGIKMRRRKKPGAKEKLLSYEQYVCINPEDFKGKWYEYFNNSSEIHVELGTGRGQFITTLAELNPAVNYIGVEVKEEILLKAVQKAEEKQLNNIVFLWYDINKFADIFEENELSRIYINFCDPWPKNRWAKRRLTHRKFLEGYKHSLQQNSEIHFKTDNEKLFEFSLNEFSHCDFKLKNITFDLHNSNFEGNITTEYEDKFVQMGMRIYRCEAVKRRFGQGT, from the coding sequence ATGAATCAAATCAGAATAAATGGTATAATAATAAATATTATTGTGGTATATATTGAAGTGAAGTGGGGAATAAAGATGAGAAGAAGAAAAAAGCCGGGAGCAAAGGAAAAACTATTAAGCTATGAACAATATGTATGTATAAACCCCGAAGATTTTAAAGGAAAGTGGTATGAGTATTTTAATAATTCCAGTGAAATACATGTGGAACTAGGAACAGGCAGAGGGCAGTTTATAACAACTTTGGCAGAATTAAATCCAGCTGTCAATTATATCGGGGTGGAGGTGAAGGAGGAAATTTTACTTAAAGCAGTACAAAAAGCAGAAGAAAAACAATTGAACAACATCGTTTTTCTCTGGTATGATATAAATAAGTTTGCAGATATATTTGAAGAAAATGAATTGAGCAGAATTTATATAAACTTCTGCGACCCATGGCCTAAAAACAGATGGGCAAAAAGAAGGCTTACCCATAGAAAATTTCTTGAAGGATATAAACATTCTTTACAGCAAAACAGTGAAATTCACTTTAAAACGGATAATGAAAAGTTATTTGAATTTTCTTTAAATGAATTCTCACACTGTGATTTCAAGCTGAAAAATATCACTTTTGATCTGCATAACAGCAATTTTGAGGGAAATATCACAACAGAATATGAGGATAAGTTTG